In Candida orthopsilosis Co 90-125, chromosome 4 draft sequence, a single genomic region encodes these proteins:
- a CDS encoding Lcb1 protein (S. cerevisiae homolog LCB1 has serine C-palmitoyltransferase activity, has role in sphingolipid biosynthetic process and localizes to SPOTS complex, microsome) yields the protein MTSPIYATTTTTTTTTTTTTIISSILSSSPPPPMSQSWEIIQNTIAQNVLYLLNLLEVLPGGQIIVRYIKSSYQNDPVRSLFEYCLFIFALTYFFTSKKKENKSEFVKFTKSEIDELCAEWVPEPLVEPVTELEAWNLKAIPEVKGFNGSHIELVNPNFKETCHDSSIVNLVKQDFLDLNSNAKIKQVAKMEIEFAGVGACGPPNFYGTQDVHVRLEEDLTEYLGTDQAIIYGQDFVTASSVLPAYLKRGDLCVVDRNVNLAIQKALIVSRVDLEWYDHNDMEHLEQILTQLKPILDKQKPLRRRFIITEGLFANTGDLANLPKIVELKNKFKYRLFLDESLSIGVLGNTGKGLTEHYGISRDEVSITIGSMANSFASSGGFCVGVEPMIHHQRISSNAYVFSASLPPYSAKVTSQAIKEINIVEPKTGKSKIMTQLHQRTIFAYDALLSSLKDVPMTITSVPQSPMIHLTFTELYRSQLNLPLLYGNSNFVTKGKPAKFLNPFDEYLNLENFMLQKIIDYVLKHGKILLTRSKLILEHEDLPVLPPQLLININVGVSDEELGRLAEILPKAIDEVVSTVTNEDELFELTNELINY from the coding sequence ATGACTTCGCCTATTTATGCCACTactacaacaactacaactacTACAACTACTACCACCATAATATCAAGCATTCTTTCATCTTCGcctccaccaccaatgTCTCAATCTTGGGAAATCATACAAAATACGATAGCTCAAAAtgtattgtatttgttgaacTTATTGGAGGTTTTACCAGGTGGTCAAATTATAGTTAGGTACATTAAGTCTTCCTACCAAAATGATCCAGTAAGATCCTTATTTGAATACTGTTTATTCATCTTTGCATTAACTTATTTTTTCACTtccaaaaagaaggaaaataAATCagaatttgtcaaatttacTAAACTGGAGATTGATGAACTTTGTGCTGAATGGGTACCTGAACCTTTGGTTGAGCCCGTGACTGAATTGGAAGCTTGGAACCTCAAAGCTATTCCTGAAGTCAAGGGTTTCAATGGCTCTCATATTGAACTTGTCAATCCCAATTTTAAGGAAACCTGCCATGATTCACTGATTGTTAATCTTGTGAAGCAGGATTTCCTCGACTTGAATAGTAAtgcaaaaattaaacaagtTGCCAAGATGGAAATTGAGTTTGCTGGTGTTGGTGCTTGTGGACCGCCAAATTTTTATGGAACTCAGGATGTACATGTCAGATTAGAGGAAGACTTAACTGAATACTTGGGAACAGACCAAGCCATCATTTATGGTCAGGATTTTGTTACTGCTAGTTCCGTTCTTCCTGCATATTTGAAAAGGGGCGATTTATGTGTTGTTGATAGAAATGTCAACCTTGCTATTCAAAAAGCCTTGATTGTTAGTCGTGTTGACCTCGAATGGTATGACCATAATGATATGGAACATTTGGAACAAATTTTGACTCAGTTGAAACCAATTTTagataaacaaaaaccCCTTAGAAGAagattcatcatcacaGAAGGACTCTTTGCCAATACTGGAGACCTAGCCAACTTGCctaaaattgttgaattgaagaataaattcaaatatagATTGTTTTTGGATGAATCATTATCCATTGGAGTGTTGGGAAATACGGGTAAAGGGTTGACGGAACATTATGGAATTTCGAGAGATGAAGTTTCAATCACCATTGGATCAATGGCTAATTCTTTTGCATCCTCAGGTGGTTTCtgtgttggtgttgaaccaatgattcatcatcaaagaatttcatcaaatgcatACGTCTTTAGTGCTTCCTTGCCACCATATTCGGCCAAAGTCACATCCCAAGCaattaaagaaatcaacattgttgaacCAAAGACTGGTAAATCAAAGATTATGACTCAACTTCACCAAAGAACAATCTTCGCATATGATGCACTTCTATCTAGTTTGAAAGATGTCCCCATGACCATTACTTCAGTGCCACAATCGCCAATGATTCATTTGACATTCACAGAGTTGTATAGATCGCAATTGAACTTACCATTGTTGTAtggaaattcaaattttgtcaCCAAGGGAAAACCGGCCAAATTTTTAAATCCCTTCGATGAATATTTGAACCTTGAAAACTTTATGTTACAGAAAATCATTGACTACGTATTGAAACATGGTAAGATCTTATTAACAAGAAGTAAACTCATCTTGGAGCATGAGGATTTACCAGTCTTGCCACCTCAATTActtatcaacatcaatgtTGGTGTATCAGATGAGGAGTTGGGGAGATTGGCCGAGATATTACCAAAAGCAATTGACGAAGTTGTGTCAACTGTTaccaatgaagatgagCTTTTTGAATTAACCAATGAACTCATTAACTATTGA
- a CDS encoding Eci1 protein (protein similar to S. cerevisiae Eci1p, which is involved in fatty acid oxidation), whose translation MLEEHGITYEVKGKCAIITFNLPSKLNALGAAQYLQLGKFVEQADKEEETVATIIQSTGRFFSAGADFSDKKTISKNAAELFSHEHWLGSFVARNTWLTNVFNDHSKILVAAANGPVIGLSAALLLLCDLIYVNDLKNFYILTPFANLGLVTEGSTSITLARRLGWSKASEALLLAKKIPGEDCAQNGLINKHFTGQSKSTEDFNKAIYELIQDSTESLHEDSIFGIKKLMKLGRDPAINYANSQEVVKGFNKWIEGVPQMRFAELANKERKHKM comes from the coding sequence ATGTTAGAAGAACACGGTATCACGTACGAAGTTAAAGGTAAATGTGCCATCATCACTTTTAACTTaccttcaaaattgaatgctTTAGGTGCAGCTCAATACTTGCAATTGggtaaatttgttgaacaagctgacaaggaagaagaaacagTGGCTACTATTATTCAATCTACTGGTAGATTTTTCAGTGCTGGTGCTGATTTTTCTGACAAAAAGACTATAAGTAAGAACGCTGCAGAGCTTTTCAGTCATGAACATTGGTTGGGTAGTTTTGTTGCTAGAAACACTTGGTTGACCAACGTTTTCAACGATCATTCAAAGATATTGGTTGCGGCTGCCAACGGACCAGTTATTGGATTATCGGCTGCTTTACTTTTGTTGtgtgatttgatttatgtcaatgatttgaagaatttcTACATTTTGACTCCATTTGCAAACTTGGGTTTGGTTACTGAAGGTTCTACTTCCATCACTTTGGCTAGAAGATTAGGTTGGTCAAAAGCTTCAGAAGCCTTGTTATTAGCCAAGAAAATTCCAGGTGAGGATTGTGCCCAAAATGGATTAATCAACAAGCATTTCACTGGTCAATCAAAGAGTACTgaagatttcaacaaagcaATCtatgaattgattcaagaCTCTACTGAATCTTTACATGAAGATTCAATCTTTGGAAtcaagaagttgatgaaacttGGAAGAGATCCAGCTATCAACTATGCCAACTCACAAGAAGTTGTTAAAGGCTTCAACAAGTGGATCGAAGGTGTTCCACAAATGAGATTTGCTGAATTGGCAAACAAGGAGAGAAAACACAAGATGTAA
- a CDS encoding Asi1 protein (S. cerevisiae homolog ASI1 has ubiquitin-protein ligase activity, has role in ubiquitin-dependent protein catabolic process and to endoplasmic reticulum membrane, nuclear inner membrane): protein MSANITNSTLLDQTTTDSESEFSFFRVIQSIVEAIWKQSSSSEINNSAWSRFGAISTYCCSVYGLACLVMALILNRTLVMASTNSIHNQQMAINRQRQISGNRGLIDAYKSAATLKKLSIFSFRVGIILVLLYQVFNVLTVLKLNQYLGLADSSSIGWFYHLIPGRLFTYLPDRFADTKYMATPSKQVMIGPTSDMYWPIFLTFCSSAFIETFIACIQGRKPFTESGITIFEHSLAFQEFSSNAAFFFSNSYNYKRPTESMLITSLFSILNHLNIHVGAILNHNKYRLIPSTILGLGYLAYFVTAFWQKNIFQFPIILVLTFTPQVLILFVIFVSLSILITAVMVNGFRFEGLNYASFFSHGEQNQDNISENEVDEDQDLNLLANFNIKLSDDFYTALLNLGVLAITSAGKSSYIKELSLVTLDNETWVERRLWQQVKSSVPSGDDTTSLLRVLKQTKVGYSNLIETPTSKLVTHGNLNTDANQSTRENPYHTNSVFKRRFLYLRRIVFDFAQLIYGIVVGNFILQWIPKSFKRLFGKRTESGQWERRGDTEQNGKASLSTSSGRQLPQLDYYTAEQLEQDYALILAGEDLSNVDNSEDYVISPEESDYESDIEVIDLTVGSDTRGLNRLNDIDTLTSPLQEIFDNDGLKELFKESSENTLQLIREHLNYDGRLTRSRYRKLHSASDPDTSLNSKDESEKLIELIISKRTQKRDDSTTESYRSMECVICQTNMREIITWPCKCFAICESCRLSLVSKGFEGCVCCRRDVEGVSKIYLP, encoded by the coding sequence ATGTCGGCCAACataacaaattcaacactACTAGATCAGACCACTACAGATAGTGAAAGCGAATTTTCGTTCTTCAGGGTTATACaatccattgttgaagcCATTTGGAAGCAAAGCAGCCTGTCTGAGATCAATAATAGTGCATGGTCTAGATTTGGTGCTATAAGCACATATTGTTGTTCGGTTTATGGCCTTGCTTGTTTAGTGATGGCTTTGATTCTAAATCGAACATTGGTCATGGCTTCAACAAATAGCATCCACAATCAACAGATGGCCATCAATAGGCAACGGCAAATTAGTGGGAACAGAGGATTGATAGATGCGTACAAACTGGCGGccactttgaaaaagctCAGCATTTTCAGCTTTCGTGTGGGTATAatattggttttgttgtatCAAGTTTTCAACGTCTTGACGGTTctaaaattgaatcaatacTTGGGACTAGCTGATTCATCAAGTATAGGATGGTTTTACCATCTAATCCCCGGAAGGCTCTTCACATATTTGCCGGATCGATTTGCAGATACAAAGTACATGGCAACACCATCGAAACAAGTTATGATTGGACCCACTAGTGATATGTACTGGCCAATTTTCTTGACATTTTGTTCCCTGGCatttattgaaacttttATTGCTTGTATTCAGGGTCGTAAGCCCTTCACGGAGAGTGGAATTACCATATTCGAACATTCTTTAGCATTTCAGGAATTTAGCAGCAATGCTGCATTTTTCTTTAGTAATTCATACAATTATAAACGCCCCACCGAACTGATGTTGATCACTTCACTATTCCTGATATTGAATCACTTGAATATACATGTGGGAGCTATCCTAAATCACAACAAATACAGGTTAATTCCACTGACTATACTTGGGTTAGGGTATTTGGCTTATTTTGTTACTGCTTTTTGGCAGAAAAACATATTTCAGTTTCCAATTATATTGGTGTTGACATTTACTCCACAagtgttgattttgtttgtcaTATTTGTTAGTTTATCTATTTTAATTACCGCAGTGATGGTCAATGGGTTTAGATTTGAAGGATTAAATTATGCCAGTTTCTTTCTGCATGGAGAGCAAAACCAAGACAATATTAGTGAAAATGAAGTAGATGAAGATCAAGACTTGAATTTGCTTGCAAATTTTAACATCAAATTGAGTGACGATTTTTATACAGcgttgttgaatttagGTGTTTTGGCAATTACTCTGGCCGGAAAATCGAGCTACATCAAAGAATTAAGTCTAGTGACTTTGGACAACGAAACATGGGTTGAAAGACGCCTTTGGCAACAAGTCAAACTGTCGGTACCATCCGGTGACGATACTACTAGTCTCTTGCGCGTATTGAAACAAACGAAAGTGggttattcaaatttgattgagaCGCCAACATCCAAGCTCGTCACTCATGGTAACTTGAACACAGATGCAAACCAATCTACTCGAGAGAATCCTTATCATACAAATAGTGTATTCAAAAGAAGGTTTTTGTACTTGAGAAggattgtttttgattttgcacAACTTATATATGGCATAGTCGTTGGCAACTTTATTTTGCAATGGATCCCCAAGTCATTCAAAAGGTTATTTGGAAAACGCACAGAACTGGGTCAATGGGAGAGGCGTGGTGATACTGAACAGAATGGCAAAGCCTCTTTAAGTACATCTTCTGGTAGGCAATTGCCACAGCTAGACTATTATACTGCTGAACAATTGGAGCAAGATTATGCATTAATTCTCGCTGGTGAGGATTTGTCTAATGTTGACAACTCGGAAGATTATGTTATTTCTCCAGAAGAGTCAGATTATGAATCAGATATAGAGGTGATAGATCTCACAGTGGGCTCTGACACGAGAGGTTTGAATCGATTGAATGATATTGATACCTTAACATCACCTTTGcaagaaatttttgacaatgaCGGATTAAAAGAGTTATTTAAGGAGTCAAGTGAAAACACTCTACAGTTGATTCGTGAACACTTAAATTATGATGGAAGATTGACGCGCTCAAGATATCGCAAGTTGCATTCAGCTTCCGATCCTGATACAAGTTTAAATTCCAAAGATGAAAGTGAAAAGCTTATTGAGTTGATTATTTCAAAACGAACTCAAAAGAGGGATGACTCCACCACTGAAAGTTACAGATCAATGGAGTGTGTTATTTGTCAAACGAATATGAGAGAGATTATCACTTGGCCATGTAAGTGTTTTGCCATTTGTGAATCATGTAGGTTGAGTCTTGTCAGCAAAGGTTTTGAGGGATGTGTATGTTGTAGAAGAGATGTTGAGGGTGTTTCCAAGATTTATCTTCCATGA
- a CDS encoding Npr3 protein (S. cerevisiae homolog NPR3 has role cellular response to amino acid starvation, regulation of TOR signaling cascade, meiosis), with translation MSLNLPNPSLIGILLVTSTHSGPQLAYKYPTNLKLSHGEKHDNGSPRQGKDHSIDSTKKPDDIENQDVPDYYDEDDELYEYRDDEDDVDDENVNHLAGDNSDDDRDLYGIDAKVWDVDDLNYYMGTKLDLKRFLDQQDDRRKQRLSSKVLEKGSDKTKTKLSDSIVLKQTSSKTSIAHSQHSSTSNTQASSVSINDDIMGMDPSYLCEMLAPPTAMCNARFEMTIEGKTFLGLPIHKSIDGGWKTRPRSNSKQIDQNASRSRSNSRPIDPKTKAHDLPNDSELENGDLRSNLNMFHLVFIMNPPMMETNYRIDEMFHHVISKLSLILRRAQLKHDYIGKEVKRIISLREEGNNENGLAEKSSLCKLIRDCFIGISSSKVVNLMINGKLKSFQIPVKTEFHSLPDVTVPCIPGSYLSSTVNTLSNFGLINVGESSRYGQKDEVFRHSQEDDDSDEVVIYYALLLLDEPENIIRDIQTSNDSILANFIRSIEPTESLLKISLRYPKLDVRQIKSFAFHLIYWRKARIVQPLSSRSVYIISPMAPLTTKLYEDISEFNKKFSTLPSLPHFLKLLSPKSRKPQQFAAIIPSRDHRDSYMRALAWLNRFGYATQQLTFIWLKISRKIKIKVEEDIENENLAKRKVNKFVADEKTTKTTDNSSKQVTSADNTNLVNSNGNTASKSDIEATSASKANKSNLDSLKYHLNKSSSSVTLLEDDDTIILDPGRASTLERRWINEIIFEECKLNTELTTIFYKLLKYMNGESPLELLLLKDNVSRSELKKLLLAIEPHIISVKHW, from the coding sequence ATGAGCCTTAACCTTCCTAACCCCAGTCTAATAGGAATTCTCCTAGTGACATCAACACATAGTGGTCCCCAATTAGCGTACAAGTACCCAACTAATCTAAAGTTAAGCCATGGAGAGAAGCACGATAATGGATCACCCCGTCAGGGGAAGGATCACTCAATTGATAGTACAAAGAAGCCCGACGATATAGAGAATCAGGATGTCCCAGATTATTACgatgaagacgatgaaTTGTACGAATATAGggatgatgaagacgatGTGGATGACGAGAATGTAAACCATTTGGCAGGTGACAatagtgatgatgatcGTGATTTATATGGCATTGATGCAAAAGTTTGGGATGTTGATGACTTGAATTACTATATGGGTACAAAATTAGACCTTAAGAGGTTTTTAGATCAACAGGATGATAGAAGAAAGCAGCGACTTCTGTCAAAAGTGCTCGAGAAAGGATCAGataaaaccaaaacaaaactacTGGATAGTATCGTCTTAAAACAGACAAGTTCTAAAACGAGTATCGCTCATAGCCAACACAGTTCAACCTCAAATACTCAAGCCAGTAGTGTGAGtatcaatgatgatattaTGGGGATGGATCCTTCTTACCTATGTGAGATGTTAGCACCACCGACTGCCATGTGTAATGcaagatttgaaatgaCAATTGAAGGGAAAACCTTTTTAGGATTGCCAATACACAAGAGTATTGATGGCGGATGGAAGACTAGACCTAGATCCAATAGTAAACAAATCGACCAAAACGCGTCCAGGTCTAGGTCAAACAGTAGACCTATTgatccaaaaacaaaagcgCATGATTTGCCCAATGACAGTGAACTTGAAAACGGGGATTTAAGAAGcaatttgaatatgttTCATTTAGTATTTATCATGAATCCACCGATGATGGAGACCAATTAcagaattgatgaaatgtttCATCAtgtgatttcaaaattgtcattgATTCTTCGACGTgcacaattgaaacatgaTTATATAGGAAAAGAAGTGAAACGAATTATATCCCTACGCGAGGAGGGCAACAATGAGAATGGGTTGGCAGaaaaatcttcattatGCAAACTAATTCGTGATTGCTTTATTGGTATAAGTTCATCAAAGGTtgtcaatttgatgattaatgggaaattgaaatcttttCAGATACCAGTAAAGACCGAATTCCATTCATTGCCTGATGTAACGGTGCCATGCATTCCTGGATCATATCTATCGTCAACAGTCAACACCTTAAGTAATTTTGGATTAATAAATGTGGGTGAATCATCTCGATATGGACAAAAGGATGAAGTGTTCAGACATTCACAGGAAGATGACGACTCAGATGAAGTGGTTATATACTATGCGCTACTACTACTCGATGAACCGGAGAATATCATCAGGGATATACAAACTTCTaatgattcaattcttgCCAACTTTATTCGCTCAATCGAACCAACCGAATCGCTACTTAAAATTTCCTTACGTTATCCTAAACTAGATGTCCGACAGATAAAGTCGTTTGCATTTCATTTGATATATTGGAGAAAAGCAAGAATTGTTCAGCCATTATCAAGTCGATCCGTATACATCATTTCTCCCATGGCTCCTTTAACAACGAAACTTTATGAGGATATATCAgaattcaacaagaagTTTTCTACATTACCATCATTGCCccattttttgaaattgttatCACCCAAATCAAGAAAACCACAACAATTCGCCGCCATAATTCCATCAAGAGATCATCGAGATAGTTATATGCGTGCATTGGCTTGGTTGAATCGATTTGGCTATGCtactcaacaattgacatTCATatggttgaaaatttctCGTAAGATTAAGattaaagttgaagaagatattgaaaatgagaATTTGGCTAAGCGTAAAGTCAATAAATTTGTTGCCGATGAAAAGACTACCAAAACCACTGACAATTCATCCAAACAAGTAACGAGTGCCGATAATACAAACTTGGTAAACAGCAATGGCAACACAGCATCTAAATCTGATATTGAAGCCACAAGTGCATCCAAAGCAAACAAATCTAATTTGGATTCATTAAAATATCACTTGaataaatcttcatcttcagttACATTAttagaagatgatgatactATAATCCTAGATCCTGGAAGAGCATCAACTTTGGAAAGACGTTGGATTAATGAAATCATATTTGAGGAATGTAAATTGAACACTGAATTGACTACAatattttacaaattgttgaaatatatGAATGGCGAGAGCCCGTTGgagttgttattgttgaaagataaTGTATCACGACtggaattgaagaaacttTTGCTAGCTATTGAACCACATATAATTTCAGTAAAACATTGGTAA